In a single window of the Bacteroides acidifaciens genome:
- a CDS encoding right-handed parallel beta-helix repeat-containing protein, with product MRNSLFIISKLCMLAFIILLAQGCQEDYEMIDPPMMTDYDDDLDEEVIMQEGLESYFVTQFGEGDMDGSSWEQALDVAGFRKLLSGSVDLSKSTIYMSQGKYVMSEESGLGVIIRKNVKAIKGGYSQFSEGTDVSVRDIDAYVTVISGDVNGNKQADAGDCGLLLVKKGIIAIEGVTFQYGYVSEADASTTECGSGIYVNGSTGDTSVELTDCVIRDCKSTVTTSLKQGGAAVFILSGQVRLNNVKLLDNTSVGRGGAVRCNSKTAVALMNKSLLKGNSHSGSWGNGIQMSEGHICMNNTTIIENEGTGAALNGGGSFLLVNSTIVGNASDSHGAVRCETGIGGDTKFVNNLLIAENPSAPSFNLNGSNKEASSKGYNVYQRVTGITMSTLDTAYPNPVNGMLNEEGVYVWDINQLGTIKGYATKQAVIEVAKSFNPVASPIANLGEVFVEWVGEDAFGVDQRGVTRNANKMQAGAYDAVLTN from the coding sequence ATGAGAAATAGTTTATTCATAATATCGAAGCTGTGTATGCTGGCTTTCATTATCCTGTTGGCACAGGGATGCCAGGAAGACTATGAAATGATAGACCCGCCTATGATGACCGATTACGATGATGATTTGGACGAAGAGGTGATTATGCAGGAAGGGTTGGAGAGTTATTTTGTAACCCAGTTCGGTGAGGGTGATATGGACGGTAGTTCTTGGGAACAGGCGTTGGACGTAGCCGGTTTCCGCAAGTTGTTGAGCGGGTCTGTCGACCTTTCCAAGAGTACGATTTATATGAGCCAGGGAAAGTATGTGATGTCCGAAGAGAGTGGTCTTGGCGTGATTATCCGCAAGAATGTGAAGGCGATTAAAGGCGGATATAGCCAGTTTAGTGAAGGGACGGACGTTTCGGTTCGTGATATAGATGCTTATGTGACAGTTATCAGTGGCGATGTGAACGGGAATAAGCAGGCAGATGCGGGTGACTGTGGTTTGCTGCTGGTCAAGAAAGGGATTATCGCTATTGAGGGAGTTACTTTCCAATACGGGTATGTGTCCGAAGCGGATGCCAGTACTACCGAATGTGGGAGTGGTATTTACGTGAACGGCAGTACGGGGGATACTTCCGTTGAACTGACTGACTGTGTGATAAGGGATTGTAAATCGACAGTGACGACTTCTCTTAAACAAGGGGGAGCGGCTGTCTTCATCCTGTCGGGACAAGTCCGGCTGAATAATGTAAAGCTTCTGGATAATACGTCGGTAGGTCGTGGAGGAGCTGTACGTTGTAATAGTAAGACTGCTGTGGCATTAATGAATAAAAGTTTGCTGAAAGGTAATTCCCATTCGGGTTCATGGGGCAATGGAATCCAGATGTCGGAAGGGCATATCTGCATGAACAATACTACGATTATAGAGAATGAAGGTACGGGTGCTGCCTTGAATGGTGGGGGAAGTTTCCTGCTTGTCAATAGTACGATTGTAGGAAATGCAAGTGATAGCCATGGGGCTGTCCGTTGCGAGACAGGAATTGGTGGGGATACGAAGTTTGTCAATAACCTTTTGATTGCCGAAAATCCTTCTGCTCCGAGTTTCAATCTGAACGGAAGCAATAAAGAAGCTTCATCAAAAGGCTATAACGTCTATCAACGTGTCACAGGTATTACGATGAGCACACTTGATACGGCTTATCCCAATCCTGTGAACGGCATGCTGAATGAGGAAGGCGTTTATGTATGGGACATCAACCAGCTTGGTACAATAAAAGGATATGCCACGAAGCAGGCGGTGATAGAGGTGGCAAAAAGTTTCAATCCGGTAGCTTCGCCCATTGCTAATCTGGGAGAGGTATTTGTAGAGTGGGTTGGTGAGGATGCTTTCGGAGTAGATCAGCGTGGAGTGACCCGTAATGCCAACAAGATGCAGGCTGGCGCTTATGATGCCGTTCTGACGAATTAA
- a CDS encoding fimbrillin family protein: MKKIFYILALGIGLTGCSNNEDELLPVGGSSEARVISVITEVNEPLSRAGYDATNLERFGLMIRNGENAAYNYHKQMVGSGNVWSTSDGQQMLWDAERTPVTMIAYAPYASEATPDAPLAVNALTNQATEANVMSSDFLLMKATVDPEKDLTADGKLKISLNHAMSKLIIKITVNGTADAEMNKLGDMSINGAVVNGICDLTVAAPVVVPVADAAVATVVPYKGTDYCECILPPQRIAEGFSINFSYDGKLYIWSAEEAIELEKGVEHTLTLNVNTTARLAAMQARNWATGQLIDRN, from the coding sequence ATGAAAAAGATATTTTATATACTGGCCTTGGGCATCGGGCTGACCGGATGCTCGAATAATGAGGATGAATTACTACCGGTGGGTGGTTCTTCTGAAGCACGGGTAATCAGTGTTATTACGGAAGTGAATGAGCCGCTGTCGCGTGCAGGGTATGACGCTACGAATCTGGAGCGTTTCGGATTGATGATTCGCAACGGTGAGAATGCCGCTTACAACTATCACAAACAAATGGTCGGTTCCGGCAATGTGTGGAGCACGTCGGACGGTCAGCAAATGCTGTGGGATGCGGAAAGAACGCCTGTGACGATGATTGCATATGCACCTTATGCGAGTGAAGCCACTCCGGATGCTCCGTTGGCGGTTAATGCATTGACCAATCAGGCGACAGAAGCCAATGTGATGTCTTCCGATTTTCTGCTGATGAAAGCGACAGTCGACCCGGAAAAGGATTTGACTGCCGACGGAAAATTGAAAATCTCCTTGAACCATGCCATGAGCAAGCTGATTATTAAAATCACTGTGAACGGAACGGCGGATGCTGAGATGAATAAGTTAGGAGATATGTCTATCAACGGCGCTGTCGTGAACGGTATCTGCGATTTGACGGTAGCAGCTCCGGTGGTTGTTCCTGTGGCTGACGCCGCAGTGGCTACTGTGGTTCCCTATAAAGGAACGGATTATTGTGAATGTATCCTGCCGCCGCAAAGGATAGCGGAGGGTTTCTCTATCAATTTCAGTTATGACGGAAAGCTCTATATCTGGTCTGCGGAGGAAGCCATTGAACTGGAGAAAGGCGTGGAGCATACCTTGACTCTCAATGTAAATACAACTGCGCGGCTGGCTGCCATGCAAGCCAGGAACTGGGCAACCGGTCAGCTTATCGACCGGAATTAA